From the genome of Vicia villosa cultivar HV-30 ecotype Madison, WI linkage group LG2, Vvil1.0, whole genome shotgun sequence, one region includes:
- the LOC131646898 gene encoding soyasapogenol B glucuronide galactosyltransferase-like, translated as MENQNEPKLKSIFLPFLSTSHIIPLVDMARLFALHGVDVTIISTKHNSTIFQNSINLDSSRGRSIRTHILEFPAAKVGLPVGIESFNVNTPKEMTPKVYMGLFLLQPEIESLFETLKPDFIVTDMFFPWTADVAKKLGFPRIMFHGASYLARSAAHSVEMFAPHLKTESDTEKFVLPELPDELEMTRLQIPDWLRTPNQYTELMKVIKESERKSFGSVFNSFYKLESDYYDHYKKVMGTKSWGLGPVSLWANQDDSDKAARGYSKEEEGEKKEEQEGWLKWLNSKTECSVLYVSFGSMNKFPYSQLVEIAHALEDSGHDFIWVVRKNEENGEGGVFLEEFEKKVKESGKGYLIWGWAPQLLILENPAIGGLVSHCGWNTVVESVNVGLPTVTWPLFAEHFFNEKLVVDVLKIGVPVGAKEWRNWNEFGSEVVKREEIGNAIRLMMDGGEEEVAMRKRVKELSVEAKKAIQVGGSSYD; from the coding sequence ATGGAGAATCAAAATGAACCAAAGCTCAAATCAATTTTCCTTCCTTTTCTCTCAACAAGTCACATAATCCCTCTAGTAGACATGGCAAGACTCTTTGCTCTTCATGGTGTAGACGTAACCATAATCTCCACAAAACACAACTCCACCATTTTCCAAAACTCCATCAACCTCGACTCATCTCGCGGTCGATCCATTAGAACCCATATCCTCGAATTCCCAGCTGCCAAAGTTGGTCTTCCAGTAGGAATAGAATCTTTCAATGTCAACACACCAAAAGAAATGACCCCAAAAGTCTACATGGGCCTTTTCCTTCTCCAGCCCGAAATCGAAAGCCTCTTCGAAACTCTTAAACCGGATTTCATTGTCACTGACATGTTCTTTCCTTGGACAGCTGATGTTGCTAAGAAACTCGGGTTTCCTAGGATTATGTTTCATGGCGCGAGTTATCTTGCTCGCTCTGCTGCGCATTCTGTGGAAATGTTTGCACCCCATTTGAAAACTGAGTCTGATACTGAGAAATTTGTGTTACCGGAGTTACCTGATGAATTGGAGATGACACGTTTGCAGATACCGGATTGGCTTCGAACTCCGAATCAATATACTGAGTTGATGAAAGTTATCAAGGAATCAGAGAGGAAAAGCTTTGGTTCTGTTTTCAATAGTTTCTATAAACTCGAAAGTGATTATTATGATCATTATAAGAAAGTTATGGGAACTAAGAGTTGGGGACTTGGACCTGTTTCTTTATGGGCTAATCAAGATGATTCAGATAAAGCTGCAAGAGGGTATTCAAAAGAAGAAGAGGGTGAGAAGAAAGAGGAGCAAGAAGGGTGGTTGAAATGGTTGAATTCTAAAACAGAGTGTTCTGTTTTATATGTGAGTTTTGGGAGTATGAACAAGTTTCCTTATTCACAACTAGTTGAAATTGCACATGCACTTGAAGATTCAGGTCATGATTTCATTTGGGTTGTTAGAAAAAACGAAGAAAATGGAGAAGGTGGTGTTTTTCTTGAAGAGTTTGAGAAAAAGGTTAAGGAAAGTGGTAAAGGGTATTTGATATGGGGTTGGGCACCACAGTTGTTGATACTTGAGAATCCTGCCATTGGAGGGTTGGTGAGTCATTGTGGTTGGAACACAGTTGTTGAAAGTGTGAATGTTGGGCTACCAACAGTGACATGGCCATTGTTTGCGGAACATTTTTTCAATGAGAAACTTGTGGTTGATGTGTTGAAGATTGGTGTTCCTGTTGGAGCTAAAGAGTGGAGGAATTGGAATGAGTTTGGGAGTGAGGTTGTGAAAAGGGAAGAGATTGGGAATGCTATTAGGTTGATGATGGATGGTGGTGAAGAAGAAGTTGCTATGAGGAAAAGAGTTAAGGAGTTGAGTGTGGAAGCAAAGAAAGCTATTCAAGTTGGTGGGTCTTCTTATGATTAA